Proteins from a single region of Bacteroidia bacterium:
- the folB gene encoding dihydroneopterin aldolase produces the protein MGQIIVEGMEFYAYHGHFKEEQIVGNKFLIDLIIDTDTSKPEKTDNLEDALDYSAIYNDIKDEMQTKSFLVENIAGRIINRLYDKYSAIIKIDLKVSKLNPPLGGKTEKVSIRLTRERE, from the coding sequence ATGGGACAAATTATTGTTGAAGGAATGGAGTTTTATGCCTATCACGGGCATTTTAAAGAAGAACAAATTGTAGGAAATAAATTTCTTATTGACTTAATTATCGATACCGATACCTCAAAGCCTGAAAAAACTGACAATTTGGAGGACGCTTTAGATTATTCTGCAATTTATAATGACATAAAAGATGAAATGCAAACAAAATCTTTTTTAGTTGAAAACATTGCTGGCAGGATTATTAATCGATTGTATGATAAATATTCAGCAATAATTAAAATTGATCTTAAAGTTTCTAAACTTAACCCTCCCCTAGGTGGTAAAACAGAAAAGGTAAGTATAAGACTTACAAGAGAAAGGGAGTAG
- a CDS encoding glutamine--tRNA ligase/YqeY domain fusion protein: protein MNTESKLPVEESRPLNFIEEIVESAKVGDTFPRVHTRFPPEPNGYLHIGHAKSICLNFGLAKNYNGKCNLRFDDTNPVAEDVEYVDSIMEDVRWLGFDWEDRLFYASDYFQQIYDWAVVLIKKEKAYVCDLTAEEVSSMRGTPTIPGTPSPYRNRSVEENLDLFERMKNGEFPDGSKTLRAKIDLASPNMHMRDTVLYRILRAHHHRTGNKWCIYPMYDFAHGQSDYIEGITHSICTLEFEVHRPLYEWFLESIGLPLPRPRQIEFARLNLTYTVMSKRKLLELVKSNYVNGWDDPRMPTICGLRRRGYTPESLRNFAERIGVAKRENVIDVSLLEFCVREDLNKKANRILGVLNPVKVVITNFPDNYVEELDAINNPEDASSGGRKIPFTKELYIEQEDFMENPPKDYFRLRPGGEVRLRYAFYIKCENVVKNPETGEIIEIQCTYDKESKGGKTTDGRKVKGTIHWVSAQSAVECEVRLYDRLFKSENPEEGQDFKADLNPDSLKVIKGYIEPFVKNAKAGESYQLERLGYFNIDKDTTANNIVLNRTVGLKDAWSKIVKK, encoded by the coding sequence ATGAATACTGAATCAAAATTACCTGTTGAAGAAAGTCGTCCTCTTAATTTTATCGAGGAAATTGTTGAGAGTGCTAAAGTTGGAGATACTTTTCCTAGAGTTCATACCCGCTTCCCACCTGAACCAAACGGTTATTTACATATTGGTCATGCAAAATCTATCTGCCTTAATTTTGGTTTAGCAAAGAATTATAACGGAAAATGTAATCTTCGTTTTGATGATACTAACCCTGTTGCAGAAGATGTAGAATACGTTGATTCTATAATGGAAGATGTTCGTTGGTTGGGTTTCGACTGGGAAGACAGGTTGTTTTATGCTTCAGATTATTTTCAGCAGATTTACGATTGGGCAGTAGTGCTAATCAAAAAAGAAAAAGCATATGTCTGCGATTTAACAGCCGAAGAAGTTTCAAGTATGCGCGGCACACCTACTATTCCAGGAACACCGAGTCCTTACAGAAATCGTAGTGTTGAGGAAAATCTTGATTTGTTCGAAAGAATGAAAAATGGAGAATTTCCTGATGGGAGTAAAACCTTAAGGGCAAAAATTGATCTTGCTTCGCCAAACATGCATATGCGCGACACTGTTTTATACAGAATTTTACGAGCTCATCATCATCGTACCGGCAATAAATGGTGCATTTATCCAATGTACGATTTTGCACATGGACAATCTGATTATATTGAGGGAATTACACATTCGATTTGTACATTAGAATTTGAAGTTCATCGCCCACTTTACGAATGGTTTCTTGAGTCAATAGGTTTACCTTTGCCACGACCTCGCCAAATCGAATTTGCGCGATTAAATCTTACTTATACCGTAATGAGTAAGCGCAAGCTGTTAGAACTCGTTAAAAGTAATTACGTGAATGGATGGGACGATCCTCGCATGCCAACAATATGTGGTTTGCGTCGTCGCGGATATACACCCGAATCTTTAAGAAATTTTGCCGAAAGGATTGGAGTTGCAAAACGCGAAAATGTAATTGATGTAAGTTTACTTGAGTTTTGTGTTCGCGAAGATTTAAATAAAAAAGCAAATCGTATTCTTGGCGTATTAAACCCTGTGAAAGTTGTTATTACTAATTTCCCGGATAATTATGTTGAAGAACTTGATGCTATAAATAATCCCGAAGATGCATCATCTGGGGGACGAAAAATACCATTTACTAAAGAACTTTATATTGAACAAGAGGATTTTATGGAAAATCCACCAAAAGATTATTTCAGATTAAGACCTGGTGGAGAAGTGCGACTTCGTTATGCTTTTTATATTAAATGTGAGAACGTTGTTAAGAATCCTGAAACCGGTGAAATTATTGAAATACAATGTACCTACGATAAAGAATCAAAAGGTGGAAAAACTACTGATGGAAGAAAAGTTAAAGGAACTATCCATTGGGTATCTGCACAAAGCGCGGTTGAATGTGAGGTAAGGCTTTATGATAGATTATTTAAAAGCGAAAATCCGGAAGAGGGACAGGATTTTAAAGCAGATTTAAACCCTGATTCTTTAAAAGTAATAAAAGGATATATTGAGCCATTTGTTAAGAATGCAAAAGCTGGCGAGAGTTATCAGCTTGAAAGATTAGGATATTTCAATATTGATAAGGATACTACAGCAAATAACATTGTTTTAAATCGCACAGTTGGTTTAAAAGATGCCTGGAGTAAAATAGTAAAAAAATAA
- a CDS encoding GIY-YIG nuclease family protein yields the protein MSQLCVYILECSDKSYYVGVTNNIERRLLEHNNSEVEESFTFSRRPVKLKWVSENMDPNQAIELEKTLKKWTRKKKEALINENWDLLKTYSKCQNETSHEFYKKPFDSAQGDS from the coding sequence ATGAGTCAACTTTGTGTTTATATACTTGAGTGCTCTGATAAATCTTATTATGTGGGTGTAACAAATAACATTGAAAGACGGTTGCTAGAGCATAATAATAGTGAAGTTGAAGAATCTTTTACTTTTTCAAGAAGACCTGTAAAATTAAAATGGGTATCAGAAAATATGGATCCAAATCAGGCTATCGAGCTTGAAAAGACCTTAAAAAAGTGGACAAGAAAGAAAAAAGAAGCTTTAATAAATGAAAATTGGGATTTGCTTAAAACTTATTCTAAATGCCAAAATGAGACTTCACATGAATTCTATAAAAAACCCTTCGACTCCGCTCAGGGTGACTCTTAA
- a CDS encoding radical SAM protein — MKINHPDKVPYLLVCDDKGNIFEDKRYNVMGQAGNEPIKLSPQDFIELPFGSDMFFLPGRNPIGYNIKTGQTEVLKSRLAVAAFVAPAYTVTHHAAWKTNEGAPRLPLFAFSAVGWLNNKFYVPALRIEVDIRQDCDQFDQKKVIAGSKKMIKQKPENRLVKHLSYCALEYFCPAARNYFLNRWEAPLPTSPTCNSQCLGCISYQPKDHKISSTQNRITFVPTPDEIADVAVDHLETAPNPVVSYGQGCEGEPILVWETLRDAVLKIRKRTQKGIINLNTNASNPKAIEEMCKAGLQSIRVSMNSVREVVYNKYYKPRNYSFKDVLESIKIARKYNIWISINYFVFPGITDCEAEYSELQKFLKEYDISMIQWRNFNIDPEWYIEETAYKFNSKTLGVRNVIESVKKEFPKIYHGYYNPGEEIIKKYLK; from the coding sequence ATGAAAATTAATCATCCCGATAAAGTTCCTTATTTGCTTGTTTGTGACGATAAAGGAAATATTTTTGAAGATAAAAGGTATAATGTTATGGGACAAGCGGGAAATGAACCAATAAAGCTTAGTCCACAAGATTTTATCGAATTACCGTTTGGTAGCGATATGTTCTTTTTACCTGGACGAAATCCAATAGGTTATAACATTAAGACAGGACAAACTGAAGTACTTAAATCAAGATTGGCAGTAGCTGCTTTTGTAGCACCCGCCTATACCGTAACACACCATGCGGCATGGAAAACAAATGAAGGAGCTCCTCGTTTACCTCTTTTTGCTTTTTCTGCAGTAGGCTGGCTAAATAATAAATTTTATGTTCCTGCATTAAGAATAGAAGTTGATATAAGACAGGATTGTGATCAGTTTGATCAGAAAAAAGTAATTGCAGGTTCAAAAAAAATGATAAAACAAAAACCTGAAAACAGGTTGGTAAAACATTTATCATATTGCGCACTAGAATATTTCTGTCCGGCAGCAAGAAATTACTTTTTAAATCGTTGGGAAGCACCTTTACCAACATCGCCAACCTGTAATTCACAATGTTTGGGATGTATTTCATATCAGCCAAAAGATCATAAAATCTCATCAACACAAAACCGTATAACATTTGTCCCAACACCTGATGAAATTGCCGATGTTGCTGTTGACCATTTAGAAACTGCGCCAAATCCTGTGGTTAGTTATGGTCAGGGTTGTGAAGGAGAACCAATTTTAGTATGGGAAACGTTAAGAGATGCAGTTTTAAAAATCAGAAAAAGAACTCAAAAAGGAATAATTAATTTAAATACTAATGCAAGTAATCCCAAGGCAATTGAGGAAATGTGCAAGGCGGGTTTGCAGAGCATTAGAGTAAGTATGAATTCTGTTCGTGAAGTCGTTTATAACAAATATTACAAGCCCCGCAATTATTCATTTAAAGATGTTTTAGAAAGCATTAAAATTGCCAGAAAATATAATATATGGATATCAATAAATTATTTTGTTTTTCCGGGAATTACAGATTGCGAAGCTGAGTATTCAGAGTTACAAAAATTTCTTAAAGAATACGATATTAGTATGATACAATGGAGAAATTTTAATATTGATCCCGAATGGTATATTGAGGAAACTGCTTATAAGTTCAATAGTAAAACATTGGGTGTGAGAAATGTAATAGAAAGTGTAAAAAAAGAATTTCCAAAAATTTATCATGGTTATTATAATCCGGGCGAAGAGATTATAAAAAAAT